Sequence from the Chloroflexaceae bacterium genome:
TTCGGCAGCGAGGGCATGCCCGCTCTGTACCGCGCGGGCGACTGCGTGGCCCCGCGACGGATCGGGCAGGCCATCCTCGAGGGCTATCGCGCTGGAAGGGCGGTGTGAGATGAACCAGGGCGCCCGTCTGCTCTTCACGCCGATCAAGGTCGGCAGCCTGACGCTCAACAATCGAATTGTCTTCTCGGCGCACCTCACCAACTACGCCGAAGGGTATATGCCCTCCGAGCGCCACGTGTACTACTACCGCGAACGGGCGCGCGGCGGGGCGGGGCTGATCATTACCGAGGAGCACTCCACCCACCCCACCGATCATCCCTACGAAAAATTGATCCACGCCTTCAACCCGGCGGTCATCCCCGGCTACCGGCAGATCACCGCCGCCGTTCACGCCGAGGGCACCCCCATCCTGGCCCAGATCAACCACAACGGCGGCCAGAGCAGCGGCATGTTCACCCGTCTGCCGGTCTGGGCGCCCTCGTCGGTGGCCGACCCGATGTTCCGCGAGGTGCCCAAGGCGGTCGAACTGGAAGATATTCAGGAGATCATCGCCGGGTACGCCCAGGTGGCCTACCATACCCGGCTTGGCGGCTTCGACGGGGTGGAGCTGCAATGCTCCCACTCCTCGATCGTGCGCCAGTTCCTCTCGCGCCACAACAACCTGCGCACCGACGGCTACGGCGGCGGGCTGGAGCAGCGTATGCGCCTGCTACGCGAGATCATCGCCGCCATTCGCGCCCGCGTCGGGCGCGACTACGTGCTCGGCGTGCGCCTCTGCGGCGACGAGCTGATCCGCGACGGCATCGTGCTCGACGAGGCTGTCGCCGCGGCGCGCATCCTGGAGGCCGACGGGCTGATTGACTACATCAACACCAGCATCGGCACCGCGACCCATACCCTCTACATGATTGAAGCCTCGATGCACATCCCGCCGGGCTACGCTTTGTTCATCTCCTCGGCTATCCGCAAGGCGGTGCGGCTCCCGGTCATTGGCGTGGGGCGCATCAAGGACCCCATCCAGGCCGAGCGGGTGTTGCAGGAGGGTCACGCCGACCTGGTGGGGATCGTGCGCGCCCAGATCGCCGACCCTGAGTTCGCCCGCAAGTCGCGCGAGAATCGCGTCGAGGACATCCGCCTGTGCCTCTCGTGCAACCAGGAGTGCGTCGGGCGCATGGGGCTGAACCGCTGGATGGGCTGCATCGAGACGCCCGCGACCGGCCGCGAGAAGGAGCTGGGCATCGGCACCCTCAAGCCCGCGCCGCGCCCCAAACGGGTGACCGTGGTCGGCGGCGGGCCGGCGGGTCTCAAGGCCGCCGTCATCGCCGCCCGGCGCGGCCATCGCGTCACCCTCTACGAACGGCAGCCAGAGCTGGGCGGCCAGGTCAATCTGGCGGTCAAGGTGACCAACCGGGCCGAGTTCGGCGACCTGGTGCGCAACCTGCTCCACGAACTGCACCAGCTCGATGTAAGCGTGCATACCGGGGTGACTGCCGACGCCGAGATGGTGCTGGCCGGGCAGCCCGACGCGGTGGTGATCGCCACCGGCTCCACGCCCGACCGCAACGCCTTCCCCGGCGCCGATGGCCCCGAAGTGGCCGACGTGACCGACATTCTCGCCGGGCGGGTCAGGGCGGGCAGGCGGGTCATGATCATTGACCGTCTGGGCTTCCACGAGGCCACCAGCGTGGCCGAATACCTGGCCGAGCAGGGCTGCCAGGTGGAAATTGTTACGCCGACGCTCTACGTGGGCCAGGACCTCGGCATCACCCTGGACCTCGAAAACTGGTACCGCCGCGCCCGGCGGCTCAACATCGTCTGCACGCCCAACGTCTCGGTGCTCAACGCCGCCAACGGGGTGGTCACAGCGGTGCACAACTACAGCGGGCAGCTTATCACCTTCGCCCCGGTGGACACCATCGTGCTGGCGGTGCAGCGGCGCGCCGACGCCGGGCTGTACTTCGCGCTGAAGGGGCGCGTGCCGGAACTGCATCGCATCGGCGACGCCCTGGCCCCGCGCCGGGCCCATGCGGCGATCATCGAGGGCGAGCGTGTGGGACGGGCATTGTAGGGCCGAAGCAGCGGCTCCGCCACTGCTTTGGCCCTACCGCGTACCATCCGGTCGTGATGCGTTGACAGGGAGCATCTATGCAAATCGTGGTAATCGCCGAGACCGAGCACGGCGCGGTGACGCGGCCCTCACTGGAGTGCGTCGAGGAGGCCCGCGATCTGGCCGTCGCCCGCGACCTGCGGGTG
This genomic interval carries:
- a CDS encoding mycofactocin system FadH/OYE family oxidoreductase 2 — its product is MNQGARLLFTPIKVGSLTLNNRIVFSAHLTNYAEGYMPSERHVYYYRERARGGAGLIITEEHSTHPTDHPYEKLIHAFNPAVIPGYRQITAAVHAEGTPILAQINHNGGQSSGMFTRLPVWAPSSVADPMFREVPKAVELEDIQEIIAGYAQVAYHTRLGGFDGVELQCSHSSIVRQFLSRHNNLRTDGYGGGLEQRMRLLREIIAAIRARVGRDYVLGVRLCGDELIRDGIVLDEAVAAARILEADGLIDYINTSIGTATHTLYMIEASMHIPPGYALFISSAIRKAVRLPVIGVGRIKDPIQAERVLQEGHADLVGIVRAQIADPEFARKSRENRVEDIRLCLSCNQECVGRMGLNRWMGCIETPATGREKELGIGTLKPAPRPKRVTVVGGGPAGLKAAVIAARRGHRVTLYERQPELGGQVNLAVKVTNRAEFGDLVRNLLHELHQLDVSVHTGVTADAEMVLAGQPDAVVIATGSTPDRNAFPGADGPEVADVTDILAGRVRAGRRVMIIDRLGFHEATSVAEYLAEQGCQVEIVTPTLYVGQDLGITLDLENWYRRARRLNIVCTPNVSVLNAANGVVTAVHNYSGQLITFAPVDTIVLAVQRRADAGLYFALKGRVPELHRIGDALAPRRAHAAIIEGERVGRAL